In Meles meles chromosome 14, mMelMel3.1 paternal haplotype, whole genome shotgun sequence, a single window of DNA contains:
- the CUL4A gene encoding cullin-4A isoform X2, with translation MIMIRSIFLFLDRTYVLQNSMLPSIWDMGLELFRNHIISDKMVQTKSIDGILLLIERERNGEAVDRSLLRSLLSMLSDLQVYKDSFELKFLEETNCLYAAEGQRLMQEREVPEYLNHVSKRLEEEGDRVITYLDHSTQKPLIACVEKQLLGEHLTAILHKGLDHLLDENRVPDLTQMYQLFSRVKGGQQVLLQHWGDYIKTFGTTIVINPEKDKDMVQDLLDFKDRVDHVVEVCFQRSEKAVNLMKEAFETFINKRPNKPAELIAKHVDSKLRAGNKEATDEELERILDKVMIIFRFIHGKDVFEAFYKKDLAKRLLVGKSASVDAEKSMLSKLKHECGAAFTSKLEGMFKDMELSKDIMVQFKQYMQNQSEPGSIDLTVNILTMGYWPTYTPMEVHLTPEMVRLQEVFKTFYLGKHSGRKLQWQTTLGHAVLKAEFKEGKKEFQVSLFQTLVLLMFNEGDGFSFEEIKMATGIEDGELRRTLQSLACGKARVLVKSPKGKEVEDGDTFTFNGEFKHKLFRIKINQIQMKETVEEQVSTTERVFQDRQYQIDAAIVRIMKMRKTLGHNLLVSELYNQLKFPVKPGDLKKRIESLIDRDYMERDKDNPNQYHYVA, from the exons ATG ATCATGATCAGAAGTATTTTCCTGTTTTTGGACCGCACATACGTCCTTCAGAACTCCATGCTTCCTTCTATCTG GGACATGGGATTGGAACTCTTTAGAAACCATATCATTAGCGACAAGATGGTTCAGACTAAAAGTATCGATGGAATTCTGCTCTTAATCGAGCGGGAGAGGAACGGCGAGGCGGTGGACCGCAGCTTACTGAGAAGTCTGCTGAGTATGCTGTCTGACCTGCAG GTATATAAAGATTCATTTGAACTGAAATTTTTGGAAGAAACTAATTGTTTATATGCTGCAGAAGGCCAGAGATTAATGCAAGAAAGAGAG GTTCCAGAGTATCTTAACCATGTAAGTAAGCgcttagaggaagaaggagaccgAGTGATCACGTATTTAGACCACAGCACACA GAAGCCGCTGATTGCTTGTGTGGAGAAGCAGCTGTTAGGAGAACATTTAACAGCAATTCTGCACAAAG GGCTGGACCACCTGCTTGACGAGAACAGAGTGCCCGACCTCACTCAGATGTACCAGCTGTTCAGCCGCGTGAAGGGCGGCCAGCAGGTCCTGCTGCAGCACTGGGGCGACTACATCAAG ACTTTCGGGACAACCATCGTGATCAACCCTGAGAAAGACAAAGATATGGTGCAGGACCTGCTGGATTTTAAGGACCGGGTGGACCACGTGGTGGAAGTGTGCTTCCAGAGGAGCGAGAAGGCCGTCAACCTGATGAAGGAGGCCTTTGAGACGTTCATCAACAAGAGGCCCAATAAGCCCGCGGAGCTGATAG CAAAGCACGTTGATTCAAAATTGAGAGCGGGTAATAAAGAAGCCACGGACGAGGAGCTGGAGAGGATTCTTGACAAGGTCATGATCATATTCAGGTTCATCCACG GGAAAGATGTCTTTGaagcattttataaaaaagatttggCAAAAAGACTTCTTGTTGGGAAAAGCGCCTCAGTAGATGCTGAGAAATCGATGTTGTCCAAGCTAAAGCATG AGTGCGGCGCCGCTTTCACCAGCAAGCTGGAAGGCATGTTCAAGGACATGGAGCTCTCCAAGGACATCATGGTCCAGTTTAAGCAG tacaTGCAGAACCAGAGCGAGCCAGGCTCCATAGACCTGACCGTGAACATACTCACGATGGGCTACTGGCCGACGTACACGCCCATGGAGGTGCATTTAACGCCAGAG ATGGTTAGACTTCAGGAAGTATTTAAGACGTTTTATCTCGGGAAGCACAGTGGTCGGAAACTTCAGTGGCAAACTACATTGGGACATGCCGTTCTCAAAGCAGAGTTTAAGGAA ggaaagaaagagtTCCAAGTGTCCCTCTTCCAGACGCTGGTGCTTCTCATGTTCAACGAAGGGGATGGGTTCagctttgaagaaataaaaatggccacGGGGATAG AGGATGGCGAGCTGCGAAGGACATTACAGTCCCTGGCCTGTGGCAAAGCACGAGTTCTGGTTAAAAGTCCCAaagggaaggaggtggaggaTGGGGACACGTTCACGTTCAACGGGGAGTTCAAGCATAAGCTGTTCCGGATAAAGATCAACCAGATCCAGATGAAGGAAACT GTAGAGGAGCAGGTCAGCACCACGGAGCGCGTGTTCCAGGACAGACAGTATCAGATCGACGCGGCGATCGTCAGGATCATGAAGATGAGGAAGACCCTGGGTCATAACCTTCTAGTTTCTGAATTGTACAATCAGCTGAAATTTCCAGTAAAG cctgGAGATTTGAAAAAGAGGATTGAATCTCTTATAGACAGAGACTATATGGAGAGAGACAAGGACAATCCGAATCAGTACCACTATGTGGCCTGA